In Bradyrhizobium erythrophlei, a single genomic region encodes these proteins:
- a CDS encoding MFS transporter, giving the protein MGLQRRQGDLDVAREPAAAVDRGQTFDRDIVETSIPFRLDALRWSGFHTRVVLALGITWVLDGLEVTLAGALSGALKQSPVLHFSNFEVGLANSAYLAGAVIGAFGFGWLTDRIGRKKLFFITLATYLAATAATALSWSVASYALFRFLTGAGIGGEYTAINSTIQELIPSRYRGWTDLIINGSFWLGAALGAISAIVLLDPNWIDVDLGWRLAYLTGACLGLVVFVMRIWIPESPRWLIIHRRPDQANAIMRDIEHSVTGHTQERPAAAEDAPSLARPKLRLRMRDYTPLSEVAHTLFKVYRDRSLVGLVLMIAQAFFYNAIFFTFALVLSDFYGIPADQVGWYILPFAAGNFLGPLVLGRLFDTLGRRPMIALTYGVSGILLALSGYLFEIGALSAKTQTVAWMVIFFFASPAASAAYLTVSENFPLEVRALAIALFYAIGTAIGGVAGPILLGALIDTGSRSSVFAGYLLGSVLMLIAAAVGWRYAVAAERRSLESVAQPLASVE; this is encoded by the coding sequence ATGGGTTTGCAGCGACGGCAGGGCGATCTGGATGTTGCACGCGAACCTGCGGCTGCCGTCGATCGTGGCCAAACCTTTGATCGTGACATCGTCGAGACCAGCATCCCCTTCCGCCTCGATGCCTTGCGGTGGAGCGGCTTTCATACCCGCGTCGTCCTGGCACTCGGGATCACCTGGGTTCTCGATGGGCTCGAGGTCACGCTGGCGGGCGCGCTGTCGGGCGCGTTGAAGCAAAGCCCGGTGCTGCATTTTTCGAACTTCGAGGTCGGCCTCGCCAACAGCGCTTATCTGGCCGGCGCGGTGATCGGCGCCTTCGGCTTCGGCTGGTTGACCGATCGCATCGGCCGCAAGAAGTTGTTCTTCATCACGCTTGCGACGTATCTCGCCGCAACCGCGGCCACCGCGCTGTCGTGGAGCGTTGCGAGTTATGCGCTGTTTCGCTTCCTGACCGGCGCGGGTATCGGCGGCGAATACACCGCCATCAATTCCACGATCCAGGAGTTGATACCTTCGCGCTATCGCGGATGGACCGACCTGATCATCAACGGCAGCTTCTGGCTCGGCGCCGCGCTCGGCGCCATCAGCGCCATCGTGTTGCTCGATCCCAACTGGATCGACGTCGATCTCGGCTGGCGGCTCGCTTATCTCACCGGCGCCTGTCTCGGCCTGGTCGTGTTCGTGATGCGGATCTGGATTCCGGAAAGCCCGCGCTGGCTGATCATTCACCGCCGTCCGGATCAAGCCAATGCCATCATGCGCGACATCGAGCATTCCGTCACCGGACACACCCAGGAACGGCCGGCTGCTGCCGAAGACGCGCCTTCGCTTGCCCGGCCAAAGTTGCGGCTACGCATGCGCGACTACACCCCGCTATCGGAGGTCGCGCATACGCTGTTCAAGGTCTATCGCGACCGCTCGCTGGTTGGGCTGGTGCTGATGATCGCCCAAGCGTTTTTCTACAACGCGATCTTTTTTACCTTCGCGCTGGTATTGAGCGACTTTTACGGGATACCGGCCGATCAGGTTGGCTGGTATATCCTTCCATTCGCGGCCGGCAATTTCTTGGGCCCCCTGGTGCTCGGCCGCTTGTTCGACACGCTCGGGCGCCGTCCGATGATCGCGCTGACCTATGGCGTTTCCGGTATCCTGCTCGCGCTCTCGGGCTACCTGTTCGAGATCGGAGCATTGAGCGCCAAGACCCAGACCGTCGCATGGATGGTGATCTTCTTCTTTGCTTCTCCTGCCGCAAGTGCTGCCTATCTTACCGTGAGTGAGAATTTTCCACTGGAGGTGCGTGCCTTGGCCATTGCCTTGTTCTATGCGATCGGCACCGCGATTGGCGGCGTCGCCGGCCCTATCCTGTTGGGGGCGCTGATCGATACCGGCTCGCGCAGCAGCGTCTTTGCGGGTTATTTGCTTGGCTCCGTCTTGATGCTGATCGCCGCCGCCGTCGGCTGGCGCTATGCGGTGGCGGCCGAACGGCGTTCGTTGGAATCGGTCGCGCAGCCGCTGGCGTCCGTGGAGTAA
- a CDS encoding DUF2130 domain-containing protein, whose product MSFQATETGSNHEPTLRCPNCNHEIRLTESLAAPLLAATKQRFQEQLAAKDAEVHRKTEALQKERDQVEQERQTIDDQVNQRLSAERSQLIASESKKARDAVSAELLARDGELAEIRQILEVNNAKLAEAQQAQAEVMRKQRALDEEKREFDLTIEKRVQASIDEILVKARQDADEAARLRVAEKDQTIESMTRTIEELKRKAEQGSQQAQGEVLELELEELLRGRFPTDSIDPIGKGELGADVMQQVNGAIGQPAGIILWEIKRTKAWSDGWLAKLRDDQRRSGADVALIVSQALPKHVEQFDLVEGVWVAHPRCALPVAVALRQGLIDVSSSRLVQQGQETKMEQVYHYLTGTKFRQRVDAVVEKFNDMRDDLDKERKFMGRQWAKRETQILSVLDSTVGMVGDLQAIAGKAMPEIPSLNLQLLEDATEAERKVSGL is encoded by the coding sequence ATGAGCTTTCAAGCCACCGAGACGGGTTCAAATCATGAGCCCACGTTGCGCTGCCCCAACTGCAATCACGAAATTCGCTTGACCGAGTCCCTGGCGGCCCCGCTCCTCGCAGCCACTAAACAGCGGTTCCAAGAGCAGCTTGCTGCAAAGGATGCAGAAGTCCATCGCAAGACTGAGGCATTGCAGAAGGAGCGCGATCAAGTCGAACAAGAGCGCCAGACTATCGACGATCAGGTCAACCAAAGGCTGTCGGCCGAGCGTAGTCAATTGATCGCCAGCGAAAGCAAGAAGGCCCGCGACGCGGTTTCCGCGGAACTGCTCGCGCGCGACGGTGAATTGGCCGAAATACGCCAGATTCTGGAAGTGAATAACGCCAAATTGGCGGAAGCTCAGCAAGCCCAAGCTGAAGTGATGAGAAAGCAACGCGCTCTGGACGAAGAAAAGCGCGAGTTTGATTTGACAATTGAAAAGCGGGTTCAGGCGTCGATCGACGAAATTCTAGTTAAGGCTCGCCAAGACGCCGACGAGGCCGCGCGACTGCGCGTGGCCGAAAAAGATCAGACCATTGAATCGATGACGCGAACGATCGAGGAATTGAAGCGCAAGGCAGAGCAAGGATCGCAACAGGCCCAAGGCGAGGTTCTGGAGCTTGAGCTCGAAGAGCTTTTGCGCGGACGCTTTCCAACCGACTCCATCGACCCGATCGGCAAAGGTGAACTTGGTGCAGACGTAATGCAGCAGGTGAACGGCGCGATTGGCCAGCCCGCCGGCATCATTCTCTGGGAGATCAAGCGCACCAAGGCTTGGAGTGATGGATGGCTTGCCAAACTGCGGGACGACCAGCGCCGATCCGGCGCCGATGTGGCACTGATTGTCTCTCAGGCCTTACCTAAGCATGTCGAGCAATTTGATCTGGTCGAGGGCGTTTGGGTCGCTCATCCCCGTTGTGCTCTTCCGGTCGCTGTGGCCCTCCGCCAAGGATTAATCGACGTGAGTAGCTCACGATTGGTCCAGCAGGGCCAGGAAACGAAGATGGAACAGGTCTATCACTATCTGACCGGCACCAAGTTTCGCCAACGTGTGGATGCTGTCGTTGAAAAGTTCAACGATATGCGGGACGACCTCGACAAGGAACGCAAGTTCATGGGACGTCAATGGGCCAAGCGAGAAACACAGATTCTGTCGGTGCTCGACTCTACGGTCGGCATGGTCGGTGATTTGCAAGCAATTGCCGGCAAGGCAATGCCAGAGATCCCAAGCCTTAATTTGCAATTGTTGGAAGATGCGACCGAAGCCGAACGGAAGGTCAGCGGACTATGA
- a CDS encoding competence protein CoiA, which translates to MRGPCSMKFALVNAQRVEAHPGGRGMCPNCNGEVIAKCGAHRVSHWAHRGVRDCDSWAEKETEWHRAWKNKFPADWQEIIQYDGQSGEKHIADVRTPHGLVIEFQHSHLDPLERTKRERFYGNMIWIVDGTRLQRDYPRFNKGKDDFRRTPINGYFLLTFPDQCFPTMWLESSIPVIFDFRGLDESRAPDPFRDGLWCLLPGRAEGSAVVVGMSREQFLQVAPSRPRLIAVQEYLDGLTQWIRGTRAAPRFPGIPGGGWPRRRFKRF; encoded by the coding sequence ATGCGGGGGCCATGCAGCATGAAGTTTGCGCTCGTAAATGCTCAACGTGTTGAAGCCCACCCCGGCGGGAGGGGGATGTGCCCCAATTGCAATGGCGAGGTTATTGCCAAGTGTGGCGCGCACAGAGTCTCGCATTGGGCGCACCGGGGAGTTCGAGATTGCGATTCCTGGGCCGAAAAGGAAACCGAATGGCACCGCGCATGGAAGAACAAATTTCCGGCCGATTGGCAGGAAATTATCCAGTACGATGGGCAATCCGGCGAAAAGCACATTGCTGACGTTCGTACCCCACATGGCCTCGTGATTGAGTTTCAGCATTCGCATCTCGACCCGCTCGAACGGACTAAACGCGAGCGCTTTTACGGAAATATGATTTGGATTGTTGATGGCACCCGCCTGCAGCGGGACTATCCACGGTTTAACAAGGGGAAGGATGATTTCAGGCGCACGCCTATCAACGGATATTTTCTCCTCACTTTCCCTGATCAATGCTTTCCCACGATGTGGCTTGAAAGCTCGATACCGGTCATTTTTGATTTCCGGGGCTTAGATGAAAGCCGAGCACCAGATCCGTTCAGAGACGGGCTTTGGTGTCTCCTTCCGGGGCGTGCGGAGGGAAGTGCTGTGGTTGTTGGAATGTCGCGTGAGCAATTTCTGCAAGTAGCTCCAAGTCGTCCTCGATTGATCGCCGTTCAAGAGTATCTGGACGGTTTGACTCAATGGATTAGGGGGACACGCGCGGCTCCACGGTTTCCAGGAATACCCGGTGGAGGATGGCCTCGCCGACGATTTAAGCGATTTTGA
- the otsB gene encoding trehalose-phosphatase, whose translation MIESLASRVIPAREEAWPVEGASLDLIAEKLAKCLDACAILLDIDGTLLDLARTPREVWVPPGLAATLRTLHERTNGALALVSGRSLNDIDLIFAPERFPAIGGHGAEMRLSIGSEAVATHAPPMDQELKRRLAAIARLSPGILLEDKGYSLALHYRLAPHAEKAIYEAVSLIRADLPNAPIEVLPGKCVCEIKPSGFDKATGVRELMSHEPFLGRRPVFIGDDVTDESVFAAMPGLGGIAFSVGRHAQGVAGQFDEPSHVRAWLLRLVNYGKASAAS comes from the coding sequence ATGATTGAAAGTCTCGCAAGCCGTGTGATCCCTGCGCGCGAAGAAGCCTGGCCGGTGGAGGGCGCTTCGCTGGACCTGATTGCGGAAAAGCTTGCGAAGTGTCTCGACGCGTGCGCCATCCTGCTCGATATCGATGGCACGCTCCTCGACCTCGCGCGGACGCCGCGCGAGGTGTGGGTCCCACCGGGACTGGCGGCGACGCTGCGTACCTTGCACGAGCGGACGAACGGCGCGCTCGCGCTGGTCAGCGGGCGTTCGCTCAACGACATCGACCTGATCTTCGCACCGGAGCGGTTTCCGGCGATTGGCGGGCACGGCGCCGAAATGCGGCTTTCGATCGGCAGCGAAGCCGTTGCCACCCACGCGCCGCCGATGGATCAGGAATTGAAACGCCGCCTTGCGGCGATTGCGCGGTTGAGCCCCGGCATTCTGCTGGAAGACAAAGGCTACTCGCTCGCGCTGCATTATCGTTTAGCGCCGCATGCGGAGAAAGCGATCTACGAGGCGGTGTCGTTGATCAGGGCCGATCTGCCGAATGCGCCGATCGAGGTTTTGCCCGGAAAATGCGTCTGCGAAATCAAGCCGTCAGGTTTCGACAAGGCGACTGGCGTACGAGAGTTGATGAGTCACGAGCCGTTCCTGGGCCGCCGTCCGGTTTTCATCGGCGACGACGTCACCGATGAATCGGTGTTCGCAGCAATGCCCGGTCTCGGCGGGATTGCTTTTTCGGTTGGCCGACACGCGCAGGGCGTGGCCGGTCAATTCGATGAGCCGAGCCATGTCAGGGCCTGGCTCCTGCGCCTCGTCAATTACGGCAAGGCTTCGGCGGCGTCGTGA
- a CDS encoding KTSC domain-containing protein, whose translation MKRDPVTSTNIAEVGYDPNSRTLEVLFNSGAVYQYFDVPQQIYNDLMQAPSKGGFVNANVKGHYRYARI comes from the coding sequence GTGAAACGCGATCCAGTGACTTCTACCAACATTGCAGAGGTCGGCTACGACCCGAACAGCCGCACGCTTGAGGTCCTGTTTAACAGCGGCGCGGTTTATCAATATTTCGACGTTCCGCAACAAATCTACAACGACCTTATGCAGGCCCCTTCAAAGGGTGGATTCGTTAATGCGAACGTGAAGGGACACTATCGTTACGCTCGAATATAG
- a CDS encoding trehalose-6-phosphate synthase: protein MSLVVVSNRITRGNANEPITGGLAAALLPIVEKSGAIWVGSSGRVRDGVQKEPFAEVEALGAGALAMLDLPAAHYGGYYEGFANSALWPALHSRADLIRVSQGDYLSYREVNAFMARALLRFRKPDTTFWIQDYHFLALGAELRDLGVNQPIGFFLHTPWAPRDVIEGVPHHRELVEAMLAYDLIGFQTEDDCENFSNYLSSTLDLMVEDGVVMSQHGTTRIAVFPIGIDVEKFTRQAAKAVSHPDVSRLRRSLNGEKLAIGVDRLDYSKGLVNRIKAFDRMWTAHPSLARTVSLLQIATPSRGAIEAYGNLQNELAKLVSDVNGLHGEVDWTPIRYLNKGFSQTVLAGFYRTAQVGVVTPLHDGMNLVAKEYVAAQNPDDPGVLVLSKFAGAANELDTALLVNPHDIDCMARTIATALSMPLLERRMRWEAMMAKLERRSIQQWFSSFVEALQQARSEGEALTQPVVRSPNLRPLRSVNA, encoded by the coding sequence GTGAGCCTCGTCGTCGTCTCAAATCGCATTACGCGCGGCAACGCCAACGAGCCGATTACCGGCGGTTTGGCGGCCGCATTGCTCCCGATTGTGGAAAAATCAGGCGCGATTTGGGTCGGTTCCAGCGGCCGCGTTCGCGATGGCGTGCAGAAGGAACCTTTTGCTGAAGTCGAGGCGCTCGGCGCAGGCGCGCTCGCGATGCTCGATCTGCCGGCGGCGCACTATGGCGGCTATTACGAGGGCTTTGCCAACTCGGCTTTGTGGCCGGCGCTGCATTCGCGCGCCGATCTGATCCGCGTGTCGCAGGGCGATTATCTCTCGTACCGCGAAGTCAACGCGTTCATGGCGCGGGCACTGCTGCGGTTCCGTAAACCTGACACCACGTTCTGGATTCAGGATTATCATTTTCTGGCGCTGGGCGCGGAATTGCGCGACCTCGGCGTCAACCAGCCGATCGGCTTCTTCCTGCATACGCCGTGGGCTCCGCGGGATGTCATCGAAGGCGTTCCGCATCATCGCGAACTGGTTGAAGCCATGCTGGCCTATGACCTCATCGGCTTCCAGACCGAGGACGATTGCGAAAATTTCTCCAACTATCTCTCGTCCACCCTCGACCTCATGGTTGAGGACGGCGTGGTGATGTCACAGCACGGAACGACCCGCATTGCGGTGTTTCCGATCGGTATCGATGTCGAAAAATTTACCCGTCAGGCAGCAAAGGCGGTATCGCATCCCGACGTATCGCGCCTGCGCCGCAGCCTGAATGGCGAGAAGCTTGCGATCGGCGTCGACCGGCTCGATTATTCCAAGGGGCTCGTCAACCGCATCAAGGCGTTCGACCGCATGTGGACGGCGCACCCGTCGCTGGCGCGCACCGTGTCGCTGTTGCAGATCGCAACGCCTTCGCGCGGCGCGATCGAAGCTTACGGCAATCTGCAAAACGAGCTTGCGAAACTCGTGAGCGACGTCAACGGCCTTCATGGCGAGGTCGACTGGACGCCGATCCGCTATCTCAACAAGGGCTTCAGCCAGACGGTGCTCGCCGGCTTCTATCGCACCGCCCAGGTTGGCGTCGTGACGCCGCTGCATGACGGGATGAATCTGGTGGCGAAGGAATACGTCGCCGCGCAGAATCCGGATGATCCCGGCGTTCTCGTGCTGTCGAAGTTTGCGGGCGCGGCCAACGAACTCGATACGGCTTTGCTGGTCAATCCGCACGATATCGATTGCATGGCACGGACCATTGCGACCGCGCTCTCGATGCCGCTGCTCGAGCGGCGGATGCGCTGGGAGGCGATGATGGCAAAGCTCGAGCGCCGTTCGATCCAGCAATGGTTCTCCAGTTTCGTCGAGGCGTTGCAACAGGCGCGCTCCGAAGGAGAAGCGTTGACGCAGCCGGTCGTGAGGTCGCCGAACTTGCGGCCGCTCCGTTCCGTCAATGCGTGA